From one Dehalobacter sp. 12DCB1 genomic stretch:
- a CDS encoding EamA family transporter, whose protein sequence is MIYLLALISIALGSTGQFVLKLAAGELRPDSGIWNLVYSMISPKMVFAVSCFVFSMLMWIFVLRKLELSIAYPMVSLGYILVMLLSFFFLQEQVSAAKVGGTLLIVAGVIVLNMK, encoded by the coding sequence ATGATCTATTTGCTGGCCTTGATTTCCATTGCTCTGGGATCGACCGGGCAGTTCGTTCTTAAGCTGGCGGCAGGGGAACTTCGGCCGGACAGTGGGATATGGAACCTTGTTTATTCGATGATCAGTCCGAAGATGGTCTTTGCCGTGAGCTGTTTTGTTTTCAGCATGCTGATGTGGATATTTGTCCTGAGAAAGCTGGAGCTCAGTATTGCTTATCCAATGGTCAGTCTGGGCTATATCCTGGTAATGCTGCTTTCCTTTTTCTTTCTTCAGGAACAGGTTTCAGCTGCAAAGGTTGGTGGGACTTTATTGATTGTAGCCGGGGTCATCGTGCTAAACATGAAGTAA
- a CDS encoding glycosyltransferase family 39 protein: MTKREKTILFFLLTFILLLRLYHINVGPVEIEESWRQADTASIARNFAGYDFHPFHPNLNYDGPFPNIPALEIQVTTYLIAILYKVFGYHYFLARAVPIAFFLISALYLYLLARLYLGRNGAAYSLLIYGILPINLYYSRAIMPESAALMFWIGGFYYFNRWIINQNDHDYSDLQSKYGLLILSSFFLAFAIMTKPPVILIGIPMMYLCFKYYGRKWLKMRIFWIYGFITTAIPACYYYFSTAAAEYKFTLGITRNIIFKQVITAFYSPEALDFFVVNLPKALGISGLLLCLAGIFFLREKQKVFLLWFITMIFEAILIVSEIRAFYYLIFLMVPCCLLAGNLLARAVSGSVGKIAGVVLVLLLMKESYDLVKPMFTINTVMAKQVNVVKQLTDQNDLLVVGSLDPCLLDLTDRRGWRYNLRLYAATPKDPIQELDDYIARGAKYFVPIQGKIYGDQDEKLMSYIEGKYQKLEVVQGYPIYVLK; this comes from the coding sequence CTTTTATTCTTCTGCTCAGGCTCTATCACATTAATGTTGGTCCTGTTGAAATTGAGGAGAGCTGGCGGCAAGCCGACACAGCATCCATCGCAAGGAATTTCGCAGGTTATGACTTTCACCCGTTTCATCCTAATTTGAACTACGACGGACCATTTCCAAATATTCCGGCGTTGGAAATTCAAGTTACGACCTATTTGATCGCGATCCTGTACAAAGTATTCGGCTATCATTATTTTCTGGCACGGGCTGTCCCCATTGCTTTTTTCTTGATCTCAGCCCTGTATCTGTATCTGCTGGCACGCCTGTATCTCGGGCGGAACGGAGCAGCTTATAGTCTTCTGATTTATGGGATCCTGCCGATTAATCTGTATTATTCCCGGGCGATTATGCCTGAGTCCGCAGCCCTGATGTTCTGGATCGGAGGATTTTACTATTTTAATCGGTGGATTATCAATCAAAACGATCACGATTATAGCGATCTGCAAAGCAAATACGGTTTGCTTATTTTAAGCTCGTTTTTTTTAGCTTTTGCAATCATGACCAAACCACCTGTGATTTTAATTGGAATCCCTATGATGTATCTCTGTTTTAAGTATTATGGTCGCAAATGGTTGAAAATGCGTATTTTTTGGATATACGGCTTCATTACGACAGCGATCCCAGCCTGCTACTACTATTTCAGTACTGCCGCTGCGGAATATAAATTTACACTGGGCATTACCCGTAATATTATCTTTAAGCAGGTGATTACCGCCTTTTACAGTCCGGAGGCACTTGACTTTTTTGTGGTAAATTTGCCTAAGGCCCTTGGAATAAGCGGGCTGCTTCTTTGCCTCGCAGGAATATTTTTTTTGCGGGAAAAGCAAAAAGTCTTTTTGCTCTGGTTTATCACGATGATTTTTGAGGCAATCCTGATTGTAAGTGAGATCCGGGCGTTTTATTACCTAATATTTTTGATGGTGCCGTGCTGTTTGTTGGCCGGTAATCTTTTGGCCAGGGCGGTTTCGGGTTCAGTTGGGAAAATTGCAGGAGTAGTATTGGTACTGCTCTTAATGAAGGAAAGTTATGATCTGGTCAAACCGATGTTCACCATCAACACGGTGATGGCGAAACAAGTAAACGTAGTAAAGCAGCTGACGGATCAGAACGATCTCCTAGTCGTCGGTTCTCTGGATCCGTGTCTGCTGGACTTAACGGACAGAAGAGGCTGGCGGTACAATCTTAGGCTGTATGCTGCAACACCCAAAGATCCTATTCAGGAACTGGATGATTATATTGCAAGGGGAGCCAAATATTTTGTGCCAATTCAGGGGAAAATATATGGGGATCAGGATGAGAAGTTAATGAGCTATATTGAAGGAAAATATCAGAAGCTCGAGGTCGTACAGGGCTACCCGATTTATGTACTAAAGTGA
- a CDS encoding glycosyltransferase family 2 protein translates to MKVLIGLPAYNEATGIIHLFNSIASYREVSRYNIQVLLVDDGSIDDTAEIVSTYARDHGYVTLVRHHGNKGLGEAVKTILRHALETLKDDDVLVTMDADNTHSPLLIESMIETLNSRDLDLVVASRFTSGGYEIGLKTLRKFFSRGARCFFKLFFRIKNLNDYSSGYRAYRVRVIRKAQDRWKELITTNGFDCMAEIVAKFSRMEVKAGEVPLILHYQQKEGASKMQVSKTVRGYFALLAKVR, encoded by the coding sequence ATGAAGGTTCTGATTGGCTTGCCCGCCTACAATGAAGCAACCGGGATTATTCATTTATTCAACAGCATTGCATCCTACCGAGAGGTCAGCCGGTATAATATTCAGGTCCTGCTGGTGGATGACGGCAGCATCGATGATACTGCAGAAATTGTAAGCACTTACGCTCGAGATCATGGTTATGTAACACTGGTCAGGCACCACGGAAACAAGGGCCTCGGAGAAGCCGTCAAAACGATTTTACGTCATGCGCTGGAAACCCTGAAGGATGACGATGTCCTGGTTACCATGGATGCCGACAATACCCACAGTCCCCTGCTGATCGAGAGCATGATTGAAACGCTGAACAGTCGGGATCTTGACTTGGTTGTCGCCTCCAGATTTACTTCGGGAGGATATGAAATTGGGCTGAAAACCTTACGAAAGTTTTTCAGCCGGGGCGCCAGGTGTTTCTTTAAATTGTTTTTTCGCATCAAAAACCTCAATGATTATTCATCTGGCTACAGGGCTTACCGGGTGAGAGTAATCAGAAAGGCACAGGACCGCTGGAAAGAGCTGATTACGACCAACGGTTTTGACTGTATGGCCGAGATCGTTGCTAAATTCAGCAGGATGGAGGTTAAAGCCGGGGAGGTACCGCTTATTCTTCATTATCAACAGAAAGAAGGGGCCAGCAAAATGCAGGTGTCAAAGACAGTCAGAGGTTACTTTGCATTGCTGGCTAAGGTGAGATAA
- a CDS encoding ribonuclease J: MTKENKLQIIPLGGLGEIGKNMTVIRYNNKIILVDAGLTFPNEDLLGIDIVIPDYTYLIENQAMVAGILITHGHEDHIGALPYLLKDLNVPVYGTRLTIGLIQSKLKEANITKVTLNVIHPNDTVRLGAFRVEFINISHSIPGSVGLAIHTPIGTIVHTGDFKLDHTPVSGDVLDIHKFTELGEHGVLCLMSDSTNVDRPGFTMSERSVGQNIDEAFFHAEGRIIFASFASNINRLQQAISAAVKCQRKVAAIGRSMVNVINIAMDLGYLDIPEGTLIEVDKAMDYPGNQLCILTTGSQGEPMSALSRIASGDHRQISISENDTVIISASAIPGNEKAISRNIDQLLKLGAHVIYEPISGMHVSGHASEEELKLMFSMVKPKYFLPVHGEYRMLVKHAELAQQVGIPKENIFIAENGSVLEFTDEGAKMAESIPAGRVLIDGFGIGDVGNIVLRDRKQLSQDGILITVLTVSRPTGALVAGPDVVTRGFIYVRESEEIISEVRYLIREAMQECQQKGINQWAPIKNKVKDIVGRHLYQKTGRRPMILVIIQEINSEAIKDTNKKDTAARETTNQSPNYKEMAVKARPKRTMKPKIQAPT, from the coding sequence TTGACAAAAGAGAATAAACTGCAAATTATTCCTCTCGGAGGTCTCGGGGAAATCGGCAAGAACATGACCGTCATCCGGTATAATAATAAAATTATCCTGGTTGATGCTGGTCTAACATTTCCGAATGAAGACCTCTTAGGTATTGACATCGTGATTCCGGACTATACGTATTTGATTGAAAACCAGGCAATGGTTGCTGGGATACTCATCACTCATGGCCATGAAGATCACATTGGGGCTCTCCCTTATTTATTGAAGGATCTCAATGTCCCTGTTTATGGGACACGCCTTACAATTGGCCTGATTCAGTCCAAACTGAAGGAAGCAAATATTACAAAAGTGACACTCAATGTCATTCATCCGAATGACACGGTCCGGCTCGGCGCTTTCCGGGTCGAATTCATCAACATCAGCCACAGTATTCCAGGCTCTGTCGGCCTGGCAATCCATACACCGATCGGTACCATTGTCCATACCGGAGATTTTAAGCTCGACCATACGCCTGTCAGTGGTGATGTCCTGGATATACACAAATTTACCGAGCTAGGGGAACACGGCGTTCTATGCCTGATGTCCGACAGCACGAATGTCGACCGTCCCGGCTTTACCATGTCCGAGCGGTCTGTCGGCCAAAATATTGATGAAGCCTTTTTCCACGCCGAAGGACGGATTATCTTTGCTAGTTTTGCTTCAAATATCAACAGGCTGCAGCAGGCGATTTCCGCTGCGGTCAAATGCCAACGCAAAGTTGCCGCAATCGGACGAAGCATGGTCAATGTCATTAATATCGCGATGGATTTGGGTTATCTTGATATACCGGAAGGCACCCTAATTGAAGTAGACAAGGCAATGGATTATCCCGGCAACCAGCTCTGCATCCTAACCACAGGCAGCCAAGGGGAACCGATGTCGGCTTTAAGCAGAATAGCCAGCGGTGACCACCGCCAGATCTCAATCAGTGAGAACGACACGGTCATTATTTCGGCCAGCGCGATTCCCGGCAACGAGAAAGCCATTTCACGCAATATCGACCAGCTGCTCAAACTCGGAGCGCATGTCATCTATGAACCGATTTCAGGAATGCACGTTTCGGGGCATGCCAGTGAAGAAGAACTTAAATTGATGTTCAGTATGGTGAAACCGAAATATTTCCTCCCTGTCCATGGTGAGTACCGCATGCTTGTCAAGCACGCTGAACTCGCACAGCAGGTCGGCATCCCCAAAGAAAATATCTTTATTGCCGAAAACGGCAGTGTTTTGGAATTCACGGACGAGGGCGCTAAAATGGCCGAAAGTATTCCGGCAGGCAGAGTTCTGATCGATGGCTTCGGAATTGGTGATGTCGGCAATATTGTACTGCGTGACCGTAAACAGTTATCGCAGGATGGGATATTGATTACTGTCCTGACTGTCAGCCGTCCGACCGGTGCATTGGTCGCAGGACCTGATGTCGTCACCCGCGGGTTTATTTATGTACGGGAGTCGGAGGAAATCATCAGCGAAGTCAGGTACCTGATCCGGGAGGCTATGCAGGAATGCCAGCAGAAGGGTATCAATCAATGGGCCCCGATCAAAAACAAGGTCAAAGATATTGTCGGAAGACACCTCTATCAGAAGACCGGCAGACGTCCGATGATTTTGGTCATCATCCAGGAAATAAACAGCGAAGCAATTAAGGACACAAATAAGAAAGACACTGCTGCCAGAGAAACAACGAACCAATCGCCCAACTACAAGGAAATGGCCGTAAAAGCTCGTCCGAAAAGAACAATGAAGCCTAAGATTCAAGCCCCGACATGA